In Tachyglossus aculeatus isolate mTacAcu1 chromosome 10, mTacAcu1.pri, whole genome shotgun sequence, the following proteins share a genomic window:
- the LOC119933286 gene encoding olfactory receptor 6C76-like, translating into MRNQTSVTEFILLGLTDNPDWKIVIFIFLLLSYLLSITGNLTILTLTLLDSHLHTPMYFFLQNFSFLEISFTSVTIPKLLVGISTGDRTISYNACAIQLFFFILLGATEFFLLAAMSYDRYVAICRPLHYLTIMSRRVCTLLVLCSWLVGFLIIFPGLILGLQLDFCDSNVINHFTCDTAPMLEISCTDTQLLEQMNFILAVGTLLVTLTLVAVSYTAITRTILRLPSTQQRKKAFSTCSSHMIVISLSYGSCIFMYIKPSPKEGLDFNKRVAVLNTSVAPMLNPFIYTLRNQQVKQAIKDLAKRVIFFKKK; encoded by the coding sequence ATGAGAAATCAGACCTCAGTGACCGAGTTCATCCTCCTAGGGCTGACGGACAATCCAGACTGGAAGATTGTCATCTTCATATTCCTGCTACTCAGTTACCTGTTGAGCATCACTGGGAACCTGACcatcctcaccctcaccctattggactcccacctccacaccccaatgtacttcttcctccagaATTTCTCCTTCCTAGAAATTTCGTTTACATCGGTCACCATTCCCAAACTGCTGGTGGGTATTTCGACCGGGGACAGGACAATTTCCTATAATGCTTGTGCCATTCAGTtgttcttcttcatcctcctgggGGCgacggagttcttcctcctggccgccatgtcctacgaccgctatgtcgccatctgccggccgcTACATTACTTAACCATCATGAGCCGGAGAGTCTGCACCctgctggtcctctgctcctggctggTTGGCTTCCTGATCATCTTTCCGGGCCTCATCCTGGGTCTCCAGCTGGACTTCTGTGACTCGAACGTCATCAACCATTTCACCTGTGACACTGCTCCCATGTTGGAAATCTCGTGCACCGACACGCAATTATTAGAGCAGATGAATTTTATATTAGCAGTGGGGACACTCCTGGTCACTCTGACACTAGTCGCCGTGTCCTACACGGCCATCACCCGCACGATCTTGAGACTGCCCTCCACCCAGCAAAGaaaaaaagccttttccacctgctcctcccacatgatcGTCATCTCCCTCTCTTACGGCAGCTGCATATTCATGTACATCAAGCCATCCCCCAAGGAAGGCTTAGACTTCAACAAGAGGGTGGCGGTGCTAAACACTTCCgtggcccccatgctgaacccctttatctacaccCTACGAAACCAGCAGGTGAAGCAGGCTATCAAGGACTTAGCTAAGAGGGTGATTTTCTTTAAGAAGAAATAA
- the LOC119932933 gene encoding olfactory receptor 6C75-like: protein MGNGTGVTEFILVGLTDDPQLQAPLFFVLFLTYTLSVTGNLTIITLTLLDSRLHTPMYFFLRSFSLLEIAFTSACIPRFLVTIVTGDRTISFSNCFAQLFFFIFLGVTEFFLLTAMSYDRYVAICRPLHYTTVMSGGFCALLVLCSWLAGFLVVFPPIIVLLHHDFCFSNIINHFICDSSPMLQLSCSDTRFLELTAFLLALGTLLVTLALVTASYTAIIRAILKLPSSKQRRKAFSTCSSHMVVVSISYGSCIFMYINPSPKAGVSFNKGVAVLNTSVAPMLNPFIYTLRNEQVKQALRDLVYQVRCFLKKGGRAMLLLYLPSAPPSLLLVRLTPSTNHGKQHEGNRVTPLGAHQ, encoded by the exons ATGGGAAACGGCACGGGGGTGACAGAGTtcatcctcgtggggctcaccgatGACCCCCAGCTGCAGGCTCCGCTCTTCTTCGTCCTCTTTCTCACCTACACATTAAGTGTCACCGGGAATctgaccatcatcaccctcaccttgctggactcccgcctccataccccaatgtacttcttcctgcgcagtttctccttgctggagatTGCCTTCACGTctgcctgcattcccagattcctggtcaccatcgtcaccggagacagaaccatttccttttccaactgcttcgCTCAGctgttcttcttcatcttcctgggggtgacggagttcttcctcctgaccgccatgtcctacgaccgctatgtcgccatctgccggccccTACACTACACGACAGTCATGAGCGGGGGCTTCTGTGCTctgctggtcctctgctcctggTTGGCTGGGTTCTTGGTCGTCTTTCCTCCAATAATCGTTCTCCTCCATCATGACTTCTGCTTCTCCAATATCATCAACCACTTCATCTGTGACTCTTCTCCCATGCTACAGCTCTCCTGCTCGGATACCCGGTTCTTGGAGCTAACGGCTTTCCTCTTGGCCTTGGGGACCCTTCTGGTCACCCTGGCTCTAGTGACCGCGTCCTACACAGCCATCATCCGTGCCATCCTGAAACTGCCTTCCtccaagcagaggagaaaggccttttccacctgttcctcccacatggtcgtggtctccatctcCTACGGCAGCTgcatcttcatgtacatcaaCCCATCCCCCAAGGCAGGGGTCTCCTTCAACAAGGGGGTGGCGGTGCTCAACACCTCCgtggcccccatgctgaaccccttcatctacacttTGAGGAAtgagcaggtcaagcaggccctAAGAGACCTGGTGTATCAGGTTCGGTGTTTcttaaagaagggagggagagcaat GCTGCTCCTGTACctgccctcagctcccccatcgcTCCTGTTGGTTCGGCTGACGCCATCAACCAACCATGGGAAACAGCACGAGGGTAACAGAGTTACTCCTCTTGGGGCTCACCAATGA